From a single Oceanobacillus kimchii X50 genomic region:
- a CDS encoding protein-glutamate methylesterase/protein-glutamine glutaminase, whose amino-acid sequence MKKVRAIVIDDSAFMRKIISDILDNDPRIEVVAVACNGEDGLNKVIQLSPDVVTLDVHMPKMNGLQALQRIMNEHPVPVVMLSSVTKAGAEKTIQAISSGAVDFIMKPSGSISLDIRDVEEEIRKKVILASTVKVNPTQETAEDNIQSTKTIANIDRKKRYRRSIVAIGTSTGGPKALQKVLMELPKDIQAPIVIVQHMPPGFTKSLADRLNSICAISVKEAVHGEILQSGTAYIAPGGFHMKVENVGMSLAIALDKSPPLKGHRPSVNNLFSSLQHIKNYNKIICILTGMGNDGTDGLQQLRLHDASAISLAESVETAIVYGMPKAAVNAGLIDYEISLQEIPGLIVKQLR is encoded by the coding sequence ATGAAAAAAGTTCGAGCAATAGTGATTGATGACTCGGCATTTATGAGGAAAATAATTTCCGATATTTTAGATAACGACCCAAGAATTGAAGTAGTAGCTGTTGCTTGCAATGGAGAAGATGGACTAAACAAAGTCATACAGTTATCTCCAGATGTGGTAACGCTTGATGTCCATATGCCTAAAATGAATGGCCTGCAAGCTTTACAACGAATTATGAATGAACATCCCGTTCCTGTTGTAATGTTATCCAGTGTTACGAAAGCAGGAGCAGAAAAAACAATTCAAGCCATTTCAAGTGGTGCAGTAGATTTTATCATGAAGCCTTCGGGATCTATTTCATTAGATATTCGAGATGTAGAAGAAGAAATTCGTAAGAAGGTTATATTGGCTTCTACGGTAAAGGTGAATCCTACCCAAGAAACCGCGGAAGATAATATACAATCAACAAAGACCATAGCTAATATAGATAGAAAAAAAAGATATCGAAGAAGTATAGTTGCTATAGGTACTTCTACCGGAGGACCAAAAGCATTACAAAAGGTGTTAATGGAATTGCCTAAAGATATACAAGCTCCAATCGTTATTGTACAGCACATGCCGCCTGGATTTACAAAATCATTAGCTGACCGATTAAATTCGATTTGTGCAATTTCAGTTAAAGAAGCTGTTCACGGAGAAATATTGCAATCTGGAACAGCTTATATCGCACCAGGAGGATTTCATATGAAGGTGGAGAATGTAGGCATGTCCTTAGCAATAGCATTAGATAAATCTCCTCCGTTAAAAGGGCATCGACCGTCTGTAAATAATCTTTTCAGTTCTCTTCAACATATTAAAAACTACAACAAGATTATCTGTATTTTAACAGGAATGGGCAATGATGGAACAGACGGTTTACAGCAATTGAGATTACATGATGCATCTGCTATTTCGTTAGCTGAATCTGTAGAGACTGCGATTGTATATGGCATGCCAAAAGCTGCGGTGAATGCTGGATTAATCGATTATGAAATCTCATTACAGGAAATACCTGGTTTGATTGTAAAACAATTAAGATAA
- a CDS encoding chemotaxis protein CheW encodes MEQGTIKSIKMIVFDLDGGEYALPVEWIGSIESMMPITRIPHKEDYVKGVINLRGVVIPVIDLRLRLERTKTDINENKRIIISRVGDQEVGLIVDEANDVIDIPVNIIEDAPEVIDSVKPEYLSGVAKIDDRLLILLDMHHVLSLDSEDSTWLEEEE; translated from the coding sequence ATGGAACAAGGAACAATAAAGAGCATTAAAATGATTGTTTTTGACTTAGATGGTGGGGAATACGCACTTCCTGTTGAATGGATTGGCTCTATAGAGAGTATGATGCCTATTACTCGCATACCTCATAAGGAAGATTATGTGAAAGGAGTCATCAATCTACGCGGAGTGGTTATTCCAGTTATTGATTTACGTCTAAGGTTAGAAAGAACGAAAACAGATATTAATGAAAATAAACGAATTATCATTTCAAGAGTCGGAGATCAAGAAGTAGGATTAATTGTTGATGAAGCAAATGATGTAATAGATATCCCAGTAAATATTATAGAGGATGCTCCTGAAGTTATTGATTCTGTAAAACCAGAATATCTAAGTGGAGTAGCAAAAATAGATGATCGACTATTAATCTTACTAGATATGCATCACGTCTTATCACTAGACTCAGAAGATTCTACTTGGTTGGAAGAAGAGGAATGA
- a CDS encoding chemotaxis protein CheC — MSRKRLNEDQRDVLREIGNIGAGNAATALSQLLNQKIDMKVPKVNVVGFDEVMDLIGGPEQTIVGLMFRINGDIPGTVYVILQIEEAEYLVRKLTNNPDYSLFDNTENQEIAISALSEIGNILTGTYLSALSDFTTMNLQPSVPYLGIDMAGAILTVGLIEISHTSDYVIIIDTEMHQDDKQFEKISGKFLFIPDPESFHNLFTKLGIDYND; from the coding sequence ATGAGTAGAAAGCGATTAAATGAAGATCAACGTGACGTGTTGAGAGAAATTGGCAATATCGGTGCTGGAAATGCTGCGACTGCCTTATCCCAGTTGCTTAATCAAAAAATTGACATGAAAGTACCGAAGGTAAACGTAGTTGGTTTTGATGAAGTCATGGATTTGATTGGTGGTCCGGAACAAACAATAGTAGGATTAATGTTTCGTATTAATGGAGACATTCCTGGGACAGTGTATGTAATATTACAAATTGAAGAAGCAGAATATCTTGTGCGTAAATTGACAAATAATCCAGATTACTCTTTGTTTGATAATACGGAAAACCAAGAAATTGCAATATCTGCATTAAGTGAGATTGGCAATATTTTGACAGGTACTTATTTATCCGCATTGTCCGATTTTACTACCATGAATTTGCAACCTTCTGTCCCTTATTTAGGCATCGATATGGCAGGTGCAATTTTAACTGTAGGATTAATTGAGATATCTCATACAAGTGATTATGTGATTATTATCGATACAGAAATGCATCAAGATGATAAACAATTTGAAAAAATTAGTGGTAAATTTCTTTTTATACCGGATCCAGAATCTTTCCATAATCTATTTACAAAGTTAGGAATTGACTATAATGACTAG
- a CDS encoding chemotaxis protein CheD, translating to MTSVKTTVVKVGIADLKIIQFPQLIRTSGLGSCVGTVIYDEIKEIAGLSHVLLPNSQQGKQTNTNPYKYADTAIPYLYQELIKRGAEESSLKAKLAGGAQMFQLRTGTDMMRIGPRNVESVEQALTELGVPIVSKDVGGNVGRTIEFDPRSKLLAVRKINQESMMI from the coding sequence ATGACTAGCGTAAAAACCACTGTTGTTAAAGTTGGTATTGCGGATTTGAAAATTATCCAATTTCCCCAATTGATTCGTACATCTGGATTGGGATCTTGTGTTGGGACTGTTATATATGATGAAATAAAAGAAATTGCGGGATTATCGCATGTATTGTTACCGAATTCGCAACAAGGAAAGCAAACAAACACTAACCCCTATAAATATGCAGATACGGCTATTCCTTATCTATATCAAGAACTTATTAAACGAGGAGCAGAAGAATCATCATTAAAAGCTAAATTAGCCGGGGGAGCTCAAATGTTTCAATTACGAACTGGTACTGACATGATGAGAATTGGCCCTAGAAATGTAGAATCCGTAGAGCAGGCATTAACCGAACTTGGTGTACCTATTGTAAGTAAGGATGTTGGTGGTAACGTTGGTAGGACAATTGAGTTTGATCCAAGATCTAAACTACTTGCTGTTCGAAAAATAAATCAAGAATCAATGATGATTTAA
- a CDS encoding FliA/WhiG family RNA polymerase sigma factor, whose amino-acid sequence MNMTNSPLEQKLWDKWKNDQDGDAANQLINNYMYLVNYHTERIASHLPNNVVKDEIRSFGILGLYDALKKFDPSRDLKFDTYASFRIKGSIMDGLRKEDWLPRSIREKTKKVEQAIEEYEQSHQREANSSEIAKLTGMSTEEVETTMKDALFSNILSIEEKPKGNSDQLKEGIGYSISDERAILPENHIINEELKEELIQGIKLLNEKEQLVVSLFYNEELTFTEIGQVVGLTTSRISQIHKRSIFKLKKTLEKIQAM is encoded by the coding sequence GTGAATATGACAAATTCTCCTCTGGAACAAAAACTGTGGGACAAATGGAAAAATGATCAGGACGGGGATGCAGCCAATCAGTTAATTAATAATTATATGTATCTTGTTAACTACCACACTGAACGTATTGCAAGTCATCTTCCAAATAACGTAGTGAAAGATGAAATAAGAAGTTTTGGTATTCTCGGACTTTATGATGCGCTAAAGAAATTTGACCCCTCCAGAGATTTAAAATTTGATACGTATGCTTCTTTTCGGATAAAGGGTTCGATTATGGATGGCTTAAGAAAAGAAGATTGGTTACCTCGATCTATACGGGAAAAGACAAAAAAAGTAGAACAAGCAATTGAAGAATATGAACAAAGCCATCAAAGAGAAGCAAATTCTTCAGAAATTGCTAAACTAACAGGTATGAGCACCGAAGAAGTAGAAACTACGATGAAAGATGCGTTATTTAGTAATATTTTATCCATTGAAGAAAAACCAAAAGGTAACTCCGATCAATTAAAAGAAGGCATTGGATATTCGATTTCTGATGAAAGAGCTATATTGCCAGAAAACCATATTATTAATGAAGAGTTAAAAGAGGAGCTTATTCAAGGAATTAAACTATTAAATGAAAAAGAGCAGTTGGTTGTTAGTTTGTTTTATAATGAAGAACTTACATTTACTGAAATTGGCCAAGTCGTTGGATTAACTACTTCAAGAATCTCACAAATTCATAAACGATCTATCTTTAAATTGAAAAAAACGTTAGAAAAAATACAAGCTATGTAG
- a CDS encoding DUF342 domain-containing protein — MKVDNSWRIYTSKDKMAAYIEIEKEALSEEDIALFHESIENQLHEHGIVHGIKEDILTSIDLTVIEPILIAEGTKPINGEDGRLEILANLDTSINREEHWDYREVMRIPNVTKGQLLAKLILPKKGVDGVDVTGRDLKAKDGKQKKIRAGKNVVWKEDVHSFYAVSDGQISINNQQIQVLPVFKVNESISMKTGNLDFVGNIEIQGDVPSGFEIKAEGDIRIQGMVEGATIIAGGSVFIMEGIAGKNIGSIQAGNDIVLGYCNHSHIQAGNDLYVEKSILHSDCTAIGHVFCKLGNIIGGTVSAGKTMEAKDIGNRLGITTEIAFGINKNEYEKEKQLLNRKKTLEEDVEKIRKVGDRLRNGSIDNDPKLRLSLLRQRKLLKQTEEELQLIDQSLFVIQSTIGSENKASLTVRNFIHPNVIISFGKYKRIIKSAHHFVKIQVSKNEIEIIPLFE; from the coding sequence ATGAAAGTAGATAATTCGTGGAGAATTTATACGAGTAAAGACAAAATGGCTGCCTATATAGAAATAGAAAAAGAGGCATTATCAGAAGAAGATATAGCATTGTTTCATGAATCAATTGAAAACCAACTTCATGAACATGGAATAGTTCATGGTATCAAGGAAGATATATTAACTAGCATCGATTTAACTGTTATAGAACCTATTCTTATAGCAGAAGGTACGAAGCCAATAAATGGTGAAGACGGTAGGCTAGAAATTCTAGCAAACTTAGACACTTCTATTAATCGAGAGGAGCATTGGGATTATCGAGAAGTTATGCGAATACCGAATGTCACAAAAGGTCAATTGCTTGCCAAATTAATCTTACCTAAAAAAGGTGTAGATGGGGTAGATGTTACAGGAAGAGATTTAAAGGCGAAGGATGGAAAACAGAAGAAGATTCGAGCGGGAAAAAATGTTGTTTGGAAAGAAGATGTTCATTCTTTTTATGCTGTTAGTGATGGACAAATTAGTATTAACAATCAGCAAATTCAAGTATTACCTGTATTTAAGGTGAATGAATCGATATCCATGAAAACAGGGAATTTGGATTTTGTTGGTAACATTGAAATACAAGGGGATGTACCGTCTGGTTTTGAGATTAAAGCAGAAGGTGATATACGTATACAAGGCATGGTAGAAGGGGCAACAATAATAGCTGGTGGATCTGTTTTTATTATGGAAGGTATAGCTGGGAAAAATATCGGAAGTATTCAAGCTGGAAATGATATTGTACTTGGTTATTGTAATCACTCTCATATACAGGCTGGGAATGATTTATATGTAGAAAAATCGATTCTTCATAGTGATTGTACAGCAATCGGGCATGTGTTTTGCAAACTAGGGAATATCATAGGTGGAACAGTATCTGCTGGGAAAACAATGGAAGCGAAAGACATCGGAAACCGATTAGGAATTACGACAGAGATTGCATTTGGAATTAATAAGAATGAATATGAAAAAGAAAAACAATTACTTAATCGAAAAAAGACTTTAGAAGAAGATGTTGAAAAAATACGAAAAGTTGGTGACAGATTACGTAATGGAAGTATAGATAATGACCCGAAATTACGCTTATCATTGTTGCGACAAAGAAAATTATTAAAACAAACAGAAGAAGAACTGCAATTAATTGATCAATCTTTATTCGTAATTCAATCGACAATTGGTTCTGAAAATAAAGCATCTTTAACTGTCCGAAATTTCATTCATCCAAATGTTATTATTTCTTTTGGAAAATATAAAAGAATTATTAAAAGTGCTCACCATTTTGTCAAAATCCAAGTATCAAAGAATGAAATTGAAATTATTCCGTTATTTGAATAA
- a CDS encoding DUF6115 domain-containing protein, producing the protein MSSLLWIISFLLHMIALLAIYKLLQQIQVLKQRPASESNIDSKLKHYIEEIRQENQNLQALIQKGATPDQKQQSNGVLEEFNLQEEPFSEQIKENFSSEDAEDTVEASLEARVLQLYNQGKTIDEIASELECGKTEAEIIIKLHQKNV; encoded by the coding sequence ATGTCTTCTCTTTTATGGATTATCAGTTTTTTATTACACATGATTGCCTTATTAGCAATTTATAAATTATTACAACAAATTCAAGTCTTAAAGCAACGACCTGCTTCTGAATCGAATATAGATTCAAAACTAAAACATTACATAGAAGAAATTAGACAAGAGAACCAAAATCTACAAGCGTTAATACAGAAGGGGGCTACTCCTGATCAAAAGCAGCAAAGTAATGGTGTATTAGAAGAATTTAATCTCCAAGAGGAGCCATTTAGTGAACAAATAAAAGAGAACTTCTCAAGTGAAGATGCAGAAGATACAGTTGAGGCATCATTGGAAGCACGAGTATTACAACTTTATAATCAAGGCAAAACAATTGACGAAATTGCAAGTGAATTGGAATGTGGCAAAACAGAAGCTGAGATTATTATAAAGCTTCATCAAAAAAATGTTTGA
- the rpsB gene encoding 30S ribosomal protein S2: protein MAAISMKQLLEAGVHFGHQTRRWNPKMKKYIFTERNGIYIIDLQKTVKKVDEAYNYVKEIASNGGTILFVGTKKQAQDSVRDEAIRSGMYFVNQRWLGGTLTNFQTIRKRINRLKSIEKMEEDGTFEVLPKKEVVNLLKEKERLVKFLGGIKEMTKLPDALFVIDPRKERIAIAEAHKLNIPIIGIVDTNCDPDEIDYVIPANDDAIRAVKLLTSKMADAILEVKQGEETEVVEEEANEAVAEEEAAEEVSTQE, encoded by the coding sequence ATGGCAGCAATTTCAATGAAACAATTGCTAGAAGCTGGTGTACATTTTGGACACCAAACTCGTCGTTGGAATCCGAAAATGAAGAAATATATCTTCACGGAGCGTAACGGCATTTACATCATCGACTTACAAAAAACAGTTAAAAAAGTGGATGAAGCATACAACTACGTAAAGGAAATCGCATCAAATGGCGGTACAATCCTTTTTGTTGGTACAAAAAAACAAGCACAAGATTCTGTGCGTGATGAAGCAATCCGTTCAGGTATGTACTTTGTAAATCAACGTTGGTTAGGTGGAACATTAACAAACTTCCAAACTATCCGCAAGCGTATTAATCGTTTGAAATCCATTGAGAAAATGGAAGAAGATGGTACATTTGAAGTATTACCTAAAAAAGAAGTTGTAAATCTATTAAAAGAAAAAGAACGTTTAGTGAAATTCCTTGGTGGAATTAAAGAAATGACTAAGCTTCCAGATGCATTATTTGTAATCGATCCTCGTAAAGAGCGTATTGCAATTGCTGAAGCTCATAAACTAAACATTCCAATCATCGGAATTGTAGATACAAACTGTGATCCAGATGAAATTGACTACGTTATTCCAGCTAATGACGACGCTATTCGCGCCGTGAAGCTTTTGACTTCAAAAATGGCAGATGCTATTTTAGAAGTGAAACAAGGGGAAGAAACAGAAGTAGTTGAAGAAGAAGCAAACGAAGCTGTTGCTGAAGAAGAAGCGGCAGAAGAAGTTTCAACTCAAGAGTAA
- the tsf gene encoding translation elongation factor Ts: MAITAQMVKELREKTGAGMMDCKKALQETNGDIGQAIDFLREKGMAKAAKKADRVAAEGLTHIEVDGNKAAIIEVNCETDFVTKNDQFKQLLTDLGKHLVAHQPASVEEALQQKLHGDGDTIDSVITNVVAKIGEKISLRRFEVIEKTDNDAFGAYLHMGGRIGVLSLLEGTTDEEVGKDISMHVAAVNPRYVSRDEVAEEEVNREREVLKTQALNEGKPEKIVEKMVEGRLGKFFEEIVLLEQSFVKDPDQKVKKYVADKGATVKTFVRYEVGEGMEKREDNFAEEVMSQIKK, from the coding sequence ATGGCTATTACTGCACAAATGGTAAAAGAACTACGTGAAAAAACTGGTGCTGGAATGATGGATTGTAAGAAAGCACTTCAAGAAACAAATGGTGACATTGGACAAGCAATTGATTTTCTACGTGAAAAAGGAATGGCAAAAGCTGCGAAGAAAGCAGACCGTGTAGCAGCAGAAGGATTAACTCATATTGAAGTTGATGGTAACAAAGCTGCTATTATTGAAGTAAACTGCGAAACTGATTTCGTTACAAAAAATGATCAGTTTAAACAATTATTAACGGATCTTGGAAAACATTTAGTTGCTCACCAACCTGCTTCTGTTGAAGAGGCTCTTCAACAAAAACTGCACGGTGATGGAGATACAATTGATTCTGTAATTACAAATGTTGTTGCAAAAATTGGTGAAAAAATCTCTCTTCGTCGTTTCGAAGTAATTGAGAAAACAGACAATGATGCATTTGGAGCATACTTACACATGGGTGGGCGTATTGGAGTTCTTTCATTACTTGAAGGTACTACAGATGAAGAAGTAGGTAAAGATATTTCCATGCATGTAGCAGCAGTAAATCCTCGTTACGTATCTCGTGATGAAGTAGCTGAAGAAGAAGTGAACCGTGAACGTGAAGTATTAAAAACACAAGCATTAAATGAAGGTAAACCAGAGAAAATTGTTGAAAAGATGGTAGAAGGTCGTCTAGGCAAGTTCTTTGAAGAAATTGTATTATTAGAGCAAAGCTTCGTAAAAGATCCAGACCAAAAAGTGAAAAAATATGTAGCAGATAAAGGTGCTACTGTAAAAACTTTTGTTCGTTATGAAGTGGGCGAAGGAATGGAAAAACGCGAAGACAATTTCGCAGAAGAAGTAATGAGTCAAATTAAAAAATAG
- the pyrH gene encoding UMP kinase yields MTTARYNRVVLKLSGEALSGDQGYGIDPKVIQSISKQVKEVADLGVEVAIVVGGGNIWRGKVGSEMGMDRASADYMGMLATIMNSLALQDGLETIDVETRVQTSIEMRQVAEPYIRRKAIRHLEKKRVVIFAAGTGNPYFSTDTTAALRAAEIEAEVILMAKNNVDGVYTDDPKINKSAKKYESLSYLEMLNEGLGVMDSTASSLCMDNNIPLIVFSIMEEGNIKRVVQGETIGTTIRGK; encoded by the coding sequence ATGACGACAGCACGTTACAATAGAGTTGTGTTAAAATTAAGTGGAGAAGCTTTAAGTGGTGATCAAGGATATGGAATCGATCCAAAAGTAATCCAATCTATTTCAAAACAAGTAAAAGAGGTTGCCGACCTTGGTGTTGAAGTTGCCATTGTTGTAGGCGGAGGAAATATTTGGAGAGGTAAAGTCGGTAGTGAAATGGGAATGGATCGTGCATCCGCTGATTACATGGGAATGCTTGCTACGATTATGAACTCTCTTGCATTACAAGATGGTTTGGAAACAATCGATGTTGAAACAAGAGTGCAAACATCCATTGAGATGAGACAAGTTGCAGAACCTTACATAAGAAGAAAAGCTATTCGCCATCTAGAGAAGAAACGTGTTGTCATTTTTGCAGCAGGAACGGGTAATCCATATTTCTCAACAGACACTACTGCCGCATTAAGAGCAGCTGAAATCGAAGCGGAAGTAATTTTAATGGCAAAAAATAATGTTGATGGAGTATATACGGATGATCCTAAGATAAACAAATCAGCTAAGAAATACGAATCGTTATCATATCTTGAAATGTTAAATGAAGGTTTAGGTGTAATGGATTCAACGGCTTCTTCATTATGTATGGATAATAATATTCCATTAATTGTATTCTCAATTATGGAAGAAGGAAATATTAAACGGGTCGTTCAAGGTGAGACGATCGGAACAACAATAAGGGGGAAATAA
- the frr gene encoding ribosome recycling factor: protein MSASVLKEMEQKMDQAVQAFSKNLASVRAGRANPSILDSVFVDYYGASTPLNQLATVGAPEARLLTITPYDKTALGDIEKAIQKADLGLSPSSDGNIIRINIPALTQERRKDLVKVVGKYAEESRVQIRNIRRDTNDLLKKMEKNGDLTEDDLRGFQDDVQTSTNDYINKIDQLAKNKENEIMEV from the coding sequence ATGTCAGCTTCTGTATTAAAAGAGATGGAACAAAAAATGGATCAAGCGGTACAAGCTTTTTCTAAGAATTTAGCTTCCGTAAGAGCAGGACGTGCTAACCCAAGTATTTTAGATAGTGTGTTTGTAGATTACTACGGTGCTTCTACACCTTTAAACCAATTAGCAACAGTTGGAGCTCCTGAAGCAAGACTCTTAACAATCACTCCATATGACAAAACTGCATTAGGTGATATCGAAAAAGCAATTCAAAAAGCAGACCTCGGTCTATCTCCATCTAGTGATGGTAATATTATTCGAATTAATATTCCTGCACTAACACAAGAGCGACGTAAAGATCTTGTTAAAGTGGTTGGAAAGTACGCAGAAGAATCTAGAGTTCAAATCCGTAATATTCGTAGAGACACAAATGATCTGTTGAAAAAAATGGAGAAAAATGGTGACTTGACGGAAGATGATCTTCGAGGTTTCCAAGATGATGTTCAAACATCTACAAATGATTATATTAATAAAATTGATCAATTAGCTAAAAATAAAGAAAACGAAATTATGGAAGTGTAA
- a CDS encoding isoprenyl transferase, giving the protein MSIKIPFLSKQVKETELEDWDNIPSHVAIIMDGNGRWAQKRGLPRIAGHREGVSTVNRIVKAAVNANVKVLTLYTFSTENWKRPKSEVDFILKLPKEFLHVYLPGLIENNVRVQTIGDFNAVPKHTQDAIEYAMEKTKDNDGLVLNFALNYGSRYEIIHAVKQIVQETKASEFDVEQLDESYFEKHLFTNGLSDPDLLIRTGGEYRLSNFMLWQLAYTEFWFTEKLWPEFDEDTFLQALMEYQQRKRRYGGI; this is encoded by the coding sequence ATGTCTATCAAAATTCCTTTTTTATCAAAACAAGTAAAAGAAACGGAACTAGAAGATTGGGATAACATTCCCAGTCATGTTGCTATCATTATGGATGGTAACGGTCGTTGGGCACAAAAACGAGGATTACCTAGAATCGCTGGACATAGAGAAGGTGTGTCTACAGTAAATCGAATCGTCAAAGCCGCTGTTAATGCAAATGTAAAAGTATTGACACTTTATACATTTTCTACAGAAAATTGGAAACGACCGAAATCTGAAGTTGATTTTATATTGAAATTACCAAAAGAGTTCCTGCATGTATATTTACCAGGTTTAATAGAAAATAATGTTCGTGTACAAACAATTGGTGATTTTAATGCAGTACCTAAGCATACACAGGATGCGATAGAATATGCCATGGAGAAAACGAAGGACAACGATGGTTTAGTACTTAATTTTGCGCTAAACTATGGAAGTAGGTATGAAATCATACATGCAGTAAAACAAATAGTGCAAGAGACGAAAGCATCTGAATTTGACGTAGAACAATTAGATGAAAGTTATTTCGAGAAACATTTATTTACGAACGGTTTATCTGATCCAGATTTATTGATTCGTACTGGAGGAGAGTACCGTCTGAGTAATTTTATGCTTTGGCAGCTTGCTTATACGGAATTTTGGTTTACCGAAAAACTCTGGCCGGAATTTGATGAAGATACATTTCTTCAAGCGTTGATGGAATATCAACAACGAAAGAGGAGATACGGAGGTATATAA
- a CDS encoding phosphatidate cytidylyltransferase, whose translation MKQRTITALLALLIFVPFILIGGLPFMILIYLVATIGLLELLRMRHIGNYIFPYILSVCLVWLILLPTYYGAIFNWFTRYELIALLILILLGYTVLVKNRFTFDHVGFVILAAFYVGLGFYYLLETRNGDNALNNILFAFFIVWATDTGAYLFGKKWGKRKLWPTISPKKTVEGALGGILTACIVATVFHLISPFEHTWLIVIIVTILASIFGQIGDLVESAFKRNYDVKDSGNILPGHGGILDRFDSMLFVFPLLHFIHFF comes from the coding sequence ATGAAGCAAAGAACAATTACAGCATTACTCGCACTATTAATCTTTGTCCCATTCATCCTTATCGGTGGACTTCCATTCATGATATTGATCTATCTAGTAGCTACAATTGGTTTATTAGAGCTATTACGGATGAGGCATATTGGAAATTATATATTTCCTTATATTTTATCAGTTTGTTTAGTTTGGCTAATACTATTACCGACTTACTATGGTGCAATATTTAATTGGTTTACAAGATATGAGCTAATTGCTTTATTAATCTTAATTTTATTAGGTTATACCGTATTAGTGAAGAATCGTTTTACGTTTGACCATGTTGGTTTTGTAATTTTAGCCGCATTCTATGTAGGTCTTGGATTTTATTATCTGTTGGAAACACGAAACGGAGATAATGCATTAAATAATATTTTATTTGCCTTCTTCATTGTTTGGGCAACGGATACTGGAGCTTATCTATTTGGTAAAAAATGGGGAAAACGTAAGCTTTGGCCAACCATTAGTCCAAAGAAAACAGTAGAGGGGGCATTGGGTGGAATACTAACAGCTTGTATCGTAGCAACTGTATTTCATTTGATTTCCCCATTTGAACATACATGGTTAATTGTAATTATTGTAACGATATTGGCATCGATTTTTGGGCAAATTGGTGATTTAGTGGAATCAGCATTTAAACGAAATTATGATGTGAAAGATTCAGGTAATATACTACCTGGTCATGGTGGAATATTAGACCGATTTGATAGTATGTTATTTGTTTTTCCGTTATTACATTTTATACATTTTTTCTAA